The Deltaproteobacteria bacterium DNA segment AAAGGTTAACTTTCGCTTCGCCCTTGCCGATTTTCAGCTCCATAACTCTTTTTGCTTCAACCTGCTGAAAACCAGTCAACACAAATGACACCATAAACAAAAAAATGATTATTTTCTTCATCTGCGTCTCCTTATTTAGTGTTTAATATTCATTTCTCCATTACAGAAGATTCACGGGGTAAGACTTTTGCAGCGCTATAAAAACCTTCTCAGTACGTAATGCATTGCGTAACCACTGCTATGTCGCTGAATCAGGACCATCGGGAAGAGTTTTCATGGCCTTGTCCACAACTTCCTGGATAGCCGGCTCGTAGACCTGGAACGATTCCATCTCGAGCTGTTCCTGCGAAATCCCGTAATTCCTTTTGACGGTTCTATACTGGGAACTCCAGAGCGTTTCACCCGTCTTTGCACTCCGCAGCTCAAAAACAACGGAAACATGCGTAGGCGCGTAAATAATTGAGAAGGAAGTGGAACACTCATCCAAAGTAGTATAAAGGACCGCATCGGTACCAAGGAGTTCACCTATGGCCTTCGGAGGAATATCCTCTCTTCTATAATCCACACCTTCTTTATAGATTTTAAGGATTTTTTCATCAATCACTTGTAAAGGGATTTTGGGATAGCCCTTAAAATACAGTTCGTTAAGAACCATTTCTCTTAATATCTGACCCGCCTTTGCATTGGCTGTCTTATTTTTCACAGGTAATATGGCAATAAGTCTTGTACCCTTTTTACTATAATCGGAATTCACTCTCTGGGGTCCTTTCGATGCACACCCCTGCACCATAATTAATGCAATTACCAGCATTACAATATGATTGAATCTAGACATCATTGGTTAACCATAGCACTAAAATTACCAACACTCGATTAAGATCATCAAGCATATTCCTACTTCAAAAAAGTAACTTCAATATAATTCTGATCCATACGGTTGCTTTTCACAGAAAAGTGTCCCGTTTTTGCAATCTCATCAGTCAGGGACTGAACGGTTCCCTGAATATCTAAATCCAGCCGTGCCATCCCCCATTCAAAACGGCGCTGATATACATTCTTTACACCCATTACCCTGGTCTTCAGCAGTTCTTTTACTTTTACATAATCGGAATAACTTTTTAGACCCCGGATTGTAATGGCTACCGTAGTAACCGGTAGCATGGTCTTTCCCGCCTTGAGAAGCCCGAGGGTTTTAAGATCATCCTTTATACTGCTTGTAAATAACGTTGATCTTACATTTACTCTATAGACCGTTTGAGCTTGCTTCTCACTAATAATTCTGTAATCATGAACATATTCATCACTTTTGGCATAAATACCATCTCTGATTACCCGAGATTTATTTGCCACGGTTTTAGGAGGGATTAACGTTACTACCACATGCTCTACAGCCTTTTGTAGAGCATCACGGATGGCACTCTTTCGCCCACTGGCTAAATCATCATTTATTATGATACCGGTACCCTCAGCGTCTACTATCTGGATATCACTATCATCCTGTGAAAATGCCACAGAGGTTAAGGGAAATATCAAAGCTACAAGTAAAAATAGAATGAAAATATTCCTTCTCATCTTTTTAATTTATCAATCTCTTCCCTGATCACTCTTTCGGCAATCTCCGGAACTATCTCTCTCGTGATCCTCTCCGTAATGTCAGTAATCCTTTTTATTATTTCATCATTAAGGCCTGAATTATGAAGAGACAAACCGGAACTCTTTTCGACAACATCCACAAGATCATAGACTTTGTCATCCGGCCTTGAGACTCTCTCATATACCCGGCCATCAATGACAATAATTTCTCGATCCTGTTTGGTTTCAAGGCCACTACTATCGTCGATAACATCAACGAGTTCATAAATCTTTTCATCCGGTTTCAATAAACGACCGTCTATAAGGACACTTTCCTCCCTGGTATCTCCGACAGTTTCCTTGCTGCCTTCCTGTAACACACCAACTAAATGTTTTGATATTGCATCCATATACGGTCCTGCCTTGTAAAAGAGTATTTAACCCTCCATTATCTCACAATATGGGTGAGTTATCACACCTGCGAGATCTGTTCAAGGAAATAGTACGGACAATTATTCTCTATCAACCATGTTTAACACTAGACGGTAAACCCTCTTCCTTGAAATCCCCAATTCATTGGCAAGTTTTTCAATGATGTCCCGGCGGGAAGAATCCGAATTTTCATGCAACTGTTTATATCTGGCAGAAATATCTTCATCGGAAACCAAACGAGCTATCCTCTCCTTCCCCGCCACGACCAACGTCACTTCACCCTTGATGACCCGTTCCTGGAAGTAATTGATACCATCATTAACTGTTCCTCGCACGATTTCTTCGAATACTTTCGTTAGCTCCCTCAATACGACCATCTTCCGGTTACCAAGTACAGCCTCAATATCACACAGCGACGCCATCAGCCTTTTGGGAGATTCATAAAATACCAGAGTCTTTGTCTCATCCGTGAGGAACGATAAAAATTGTTTCCTTTTTCCGGATCGTGGAGGTAAAAATCCGTAAAAGGCGAAACAATCCATCGGCAGACCGGAAACAGAGAGCGCTGTGATAACAGCCGATGCGCCGGGAATAGGAATAACTCTTATTCCATGAGCAATCGCCTGATTAATAAACACATACCCCGGGTCTGATATCCCCGGTGTTCCGGCATCGGATACGAAGGCCACATTCATGCCTTCATTCATTTTGGAAATAAGAAGGCTGCTCTTTCTTTCCTCAATCTGGTCATAAAGACTGGTCATGGGTGTGTGAATCTGATACGAATCCAACAGTTTTTTTGTCCTCCTCGTATCCTCAGCGGCTATAAGCTGAACTTCTTTGAGAACGCGGATAGCCCGGAGGGTGATATCTTCAAGGTTCCCTATCGGGGTTGCCACGACGTATAATGTACCTTTTTTC contains these protein-coding regions:
- the rsmI gene encoding 16S rRNA (cytidine(1402)-2'-O)-methyltransferase, yielding MNVDKKKGTLYVVATPIGNLEDITLRAIRVLKEVQLIAAEDTRRTKKLLDSYQIHTPMTSLYDQIEERKSSLLISKMNEGMNVAFVSDAGTPGISDPGYVFINQAIAHGIRVIPIPGASAVITALSVSGLPMDCFAFYGFLPPRSGKRKQFLSFLTDETKTLVFYESPKRLMASLCDIEAVLGNRKMVVLRELTKVFEEIVRGTVNDGINYFQERVIKGEVTLVVAGKERIARLVSDEDISARYKQLHENSDSSRRDIIEKLANELGISRKRVYRLVLNMVDRE
- a CDS encoding DUF799 family lipoprotein codes for the protein MMSRFNHIVMLVIALIMVQGCASKGPQRVNSDYSKKGTRLIAILPVKNKTANAKAGQILREMVLNELYFKGYPKIPLQVIDEKILKIYKEGVDYRREDIPPKAIGELLGTDAVLYTTLDECSTSFSIIYAPTHVSVVFELRSAKTGETLWSSQYRTVKRNYGISQEQLEMESFQVYEPAIQEVVDKAMKTLPDGPDSAT